A portion of the Natronococcus sp. AD-5 genome contains these proteins:
- a CDS encoding ribonuclease H-like domain-containing protein, with protein MTGRDGARLLALPPAAVLGRPLATLRDVDATVEPDAVWVLGPSRNPQAFARVRRVFDAPAFHPPLETADPVSRRPLADGLSVAAVQGAGALRASPEGVSSALCDSDAVSLVCDDVATTTRPTALETTLEHAAELAAALPAGRTTTLLTGSVPAGYDELWHLEDETGAVRAVDHDPALECEPAGDDCVSVRVRGAGPTEGYGGSTSFAVLECAPDGVAAVDTYEATDFGLEAVAGIGPKTAARLAERGVTTREALLETSIETLADCPRVGRDRAREMHHHATVLETGEPRRLTDESLPGENWSQPPLCLDVETDGLSPTILWQVGVYDPATDAYRAFVERDDPDDPASVLEAVCDWLLGVHPNRALLTWNGWRFDYRHLGAFIARHLPYYADEWESIPKFDLYLWAVGDENALLPGRTNELAVVADALGYEDADTGLDGAQTAAAYQRFARTGEPLEWDRHEAYCEDDCRALWHVYERLRDAPRVRQDASRTAAAGSSGSDSSRSTATADSEQTGLGDF; from the coding sequence ATGACCGGTCGCGACGGCGCCCGCCTGCTCGCCCTCCCGCCCGCCGCCGTTCTCGGGCGTCCGCTCGCGACGCTGCGGGACGTCGACGCGACCGTAGAGCCCGACGCGGTCTGGGTGCTCGGCCCCTCTCGGAACCCGCAGGCGTTCGCGCGCGTGCGGCGGGTCTTCGACGCGCCAGCGTTTCACCCGCCGCTCGAGACCGCCGATCCCGTCTCCCGGCGGCCGCTCGCGGACGGCCTCTCGGTCGCGGCCGTCCAAGGAGCCGGCGCGCTCCGCGCGTCGCCGGAGGGAGTCTCGAGCGCGCTGTGCGATTCCGACGCCGTCTCCCTCGTCTGCGACGACGTCGCGACGACGACCCGGCCCACGGCCCTCGAGACGACCCTCGAGCACGCAGCCGAACTCGCGGCCGCGCTGCCGGCCGGCCGGACGACGACCCTGCTGACGGGCAGCGTTCCGGCCGGCTACGACGAGCTGTGGCACCTCGAGGACGAAACGGGTGCGGTCCGCGCCGTCGATCACGATCCCGCACTCGAGTGCGAACCGGCCGGCGACGACTGCGTCTCCGTTCGGGTACGAGGTGCGGGTCCTACCGAGGGCTACGGCGGATCGACGTCGTTCGCCGTCCTCGAGTGCGCTCCAGACGGCGTCGCGGCCGTCGATACCTACGAGGCGACCGACTTCGGCCTCGAGGCCGTCGCCGGAATCGGTCCGAAGACGGCCGCGCGACTCGCCGAGCGCGGGGTGACGACCCGAGAGGCGCTGCTCGAGACGTCGATCGAGACGCTCGCCGACTGTCCCCGCGTTGGCCGAGACCGCGCGCGCGAGATGCACCACCACGCGACCGTCCTCGAGACGGGCGAACCGCGGCGGCTCACCGACGAGTCGCTGCCGGGCGAGAACTGGTCGCAGCCGCCGCTGTGCCTCGACGTCGAAACCGACGGCCTCTCGCCGACGATCCTCTGGCAGGTCGGGGTCTACGACCCCGCGACGGACGCCTACCGCGCGTTCGTCGAGCGCGACGACCCCGACGATCCGGCGTCGGTGCTCGAGGCCGTCTGCGACTGGCTGCTGGGCGTCCACCCGAACCGGGCGCTGCTCACCTGGAACGGCTGGCGCTTCGACTACCGCCACCTCGGGGCCTTCATCGCTCGTCACCTCCCCTACTACGCCGACGAGTGGGAGTCGATCCCCAAGTTCGATCTCTACCTCTGGGCGGTCGGGGACGAGAACGCGCTCCTCCCCGGCCGGACGAACGAACTCGCGGTCGTCGCCGACGCGCTCGGCTACGAGGACGCGGACACCGGCCTCGACGGCGCGCAAACGGCGGCGGCCTACCAGCGGTTCGCGCGAACCGGCGAGCCGCTCGAGTGGGACCGCCACGAGGCCTACTGCGAGGACGACTGTCGGGCGCTGTGGCACGTCTACGAACGGCTCCGGGACGCGCCGCGGGTGCGGCAGGACGCGAGTAGAACTGCGGCGGCGGGTTCGAGCGGGTCCGACTCGAGCCGGTCGACCGCAACGGCCGACAGCGAACAGACCGGACTGGGTGATTTCTGA
- the thyA gene encoding thymidylate synthase gives MQQYLDLVDSVLSGGAYKPNRTGVDTISSFSEHYEVDLREGYPLLTTKAMDGYRWNSMLHEVCWYLSGEEHIRALREETRIWDAWADDEGRLDTAYGRFWRRYPIPEDEAQLEGESWPDESHRWVTEEDDGRRTFDQLQYVIDTLSDSPNSRRLVVNAWHPANAAVSTLPPCHYSFVFNVQGDRLNCHLTQRSGDVALGIPFNIAAYALLTKVIAQQTGFEPGTFAHTVVDSHVYCGRGERGSWYADNLEALQSRLAEVDEREDYLAVRDWLESEAPAEDDGDERLDHVPGLLEQLSRDPLERPTLEVADVSIDELSYDDVELREYESHEGLEFAVAE, from the coding sequence ATGCAACAGTACCTCGATCTCGTCGACTCGGTGCTCTCGGGCGGGGCGTACAAGCCCAACCGGACCGGCGTCGACACGATTTCGTCGTTCAGCGAGCACTACGAGGTCGACCTCCGGGAGGGGTATCCGCTGCTTACGACGAAGGCGATGGACGGCTACCGGTGGAACTCGATGCTCCACGAGGTCTGCTGGTACCTCTCGGGCGAGGAGCACATCCGAGCCCTTCGCGAGGAGACCAGGATCTGGGACGCCTGGGCCGACGACGAGGGCCGGCTCGACACCGCCTACGGTCGATTCTGGCGTCGCTATCCGATCCCGGAGGACGAAGCCCAGCTGGAGGGCGAATCCTGGCCGGACGAGAGCCACCGCTGGGTCACCGAGGAGGACGACGGGCGCCGAACGTTCGACCAGCTTCAGTACGTAATCGACACGCTCTCCGATTCGCCGAACTCCCGGCGGCTCGTGGTCAACGCCTGGCACCCCGCCAACGCGGCCGTCTCGACGCTGCCGCCCTGCCACTACTCGTTCGTCTTCAACGTCCAGGGCGACCGGCTGAACTGCCACCTCACCCAGCGCTCGGGCGACGTCGCGCTCGGAATTCCGTTCAACATCGCCGCCTACGCGCTCCTGACGAAGGTGATCGCCCAACAGACCGGCTTCGAGCCCGGAACCTTCGCCCACACGGTCGTCGACTCCCACGTCTACTGCGGCCGCGGGGAGCGCGGTTCGTGGTACGCCGACAACCTCGAGGCCCTCCAGTCGCGACTCGCCGAGGTCGACGAGCGCGAGGACTACCTCGCGGTCCGCGACTGGCTCGAGTCCGAAGCCCCCGCCGAGGACGACGGCGACGAACGCCTCGACCACGTGCCCGGCCTGCTCGAGCAGCTCTCGCGCGACCCGCTCGAGCGGCCGACGCTCGAGGTCGCCGACGTCTCCATCGACGAGCTGTCGTACGACGACGTCGAGCTTCGGGAGTACGAGTCCCACGAGGGGCTCGAGTTCGCGGTGGCCGAATGA
- a CDS encoding dihydrofolate reductase, translating into MTERGRDAAEPAELETDLELAAIVAVAENGVIGRDGEMPWHLPEDLQHFKETTMDHPVVMGRVTYEGILEALGEPLPGRTTIVMTSRELETPESAVVAGSLEEALRTAETAADERHDGVDTAFVAGGATVYEQLLPAVDRLIVTEVHDEPQGDAYLPDWDREAWTEVARDERDGFAFVEYVRGG; encoded by the coding sequence ATGACCGAGCGTGGCCGCGACGCCGCGGAACCGGCGGAACTCGAGACCGACCTCGAACTCGCCGCCATCGTCGCCGTCGCCGAGAACGGCGTCATCGGGAGGGACGGCGAGATGCCCTGGCACCTCCCCGAGGACCTGCAGCACTTCAAGGAGACGACGATGGACCACCCGGTCGTCATGGGCCGGGTGACCTACGAGGGGATCCTCGAGGCACTCGGCGAGCCGCTCCCGGGACGAACGACGATCGTCATGACGAGCCGGGAGCTCGAGACGCCCGAGAGCGCGGTCGTCGCCGGAAGTCTCGAGGAGGCGCTCCGGACGGCCGAAACCGCAGCCGACGAGCGACACGACGGGGTCGACACCGCGTTCGTCGCCGGCGGGGCGACCGTCTACGAGCAACTCCTGCCCGCGGTCGATCGCCTGATCGTCACGGAAGTCCACGACGAGCCGCAGGGGGACGCGTACCTCCCGGACTGGGACCGCGAGGCGTGGACCGAGGTCGCTCGAGACGAGCGCGACGGCTTCGCGTTCGTCGAGTACGTCCGCGGCGGGTGA
- a CDS encoding fructosamine kinase family protein, whose protein sequence is MAKPIADAIARALGSDVTGATELEGGRIGSVYRVDRADGPAVVAKVGETPLEVEAFMLRTLAAESELPVPDVLRVDSDLLVIEHVDGTTDHGPAVARNAADHLALLHENDADAFGFERDTLTGPVRQPNPWTDSWIDFYREQRLEHVANLALEGGSPSVAERLDALASDLESLIDEPAAPALIHGDVWTTNVLSRGGEVTAFLDPATYYGHPEIELAYIDWTGAFGEPFFDRYRDRRGIDAGFFERRRYVYRLYPLLVHAHLFGGRYVADLEATLGRLGY, encoded by the coding sequence GTGGCGAAGCCGATCGCCGACGCGATCGCTCGAGCCCTCGGGAGCGACGTCACCGGCGCCACCGAACTCGAGGGCGGACGGATCGGCTCCGTCTACCGCGTCGACCGCGCCGACGGCCCCGCGGTCGTCGCGAAAGTCGGCGAGACGCCGCTCGAGGTCGAGGCGTTCATGCTCCGAACCCTCGCCGCCGAGAGCGAATTGCCGGTTCCCGACGTACTTCGCGTCGATTCCGACCTGTTGGTGATCGAGCACGTCGACGGCACGACCGACCACGGGCCGGCCGTCGCGCGGAACGCGGCGGACCACCTCGCGCTACTGCACGAGAACGACGCGGACGCGTTCGGATTCGAACGCGACACGCTCACCGGCCCCGTCCGCCAGCCGAACCCGTGGACCGACTCCTGGATCGACTTCTACCGCGAGCAGCGACTCGAGCACGTCGCCAACTTGGCGCTCGAGGGCGGGTCGCCGTCGGTGGCCGAACGGCTCGACGCCCTCGCTTCCGACCTCGAGTCGCTGATCGACGAACCCGCGGCGCCCGCGCTGATCCACGGCGACGTCTGGACCACGAACGTCCTCTCGCGGGGCGGCGAAGTGACGGCGTTTCTCGATCCGGCGACGTACTACGGCCACCCCGAGATCGAACTGGCGTACATCGACTGGACCGGGGCGTTCGGAGAGCCGTTTTTCGACCGCTATCGCGACCGTCGCGGTATCGACGCGGGCTTCTTCGAGCGCCGACGGTACGTCTATCGACTGTATCCGCTGCTCGTCCACGCCCACCTCTTCGGCGGCCGGTACGTCGCGGACCTCGAGGCGACGCTCGGGCGGCTCGGGTACTGA
- a CDS encoding thioredoxin domain-containing protein encodes MTQPTERNRLEEEQSPYLRQHADNPVNWQPWDERALETAREHDVPIFLSIGYSACHWCHVMEDESFADEEVAEELNEHFVPIKVDREERPDVDSIYMTVCQLVSGGGGWPLSAWLTPEGKPFYVGTYFPKESKRGQPGFLDVLESLRNSWETDRDEVENRADQWTAAARDQLEETPDAVGAAEPPSSEVLERAADAALRSADRQYGGFGSGGPKFPQPSRLHALARAYDRTGREEYLEVIEESLGAMADGGLYDHVGGGFHRYCVDRDWTVPHFEKMLYDNAEIPRALLAGYQLTGDERYAGVVAETLEFVSRELTHDEGGFFSTLDAQSEDPETGEREEGAFYVWTPDEVRAVLEDETDADLFCKRFDVTGSGNFEGRNQPNIDASIPELADRFDLEENEVRDRLETARERLFEAREERPRPTRDEKVLASWNGLMIATCAEAALVLGEDDYAEMAVDALEFVRERLWDPDDRRLFRRYKDDDVAVQGYLEDYAFLARAALGCYEATGEVDHLAFALELARTIEAEFWDEDRETIYFTPESGESLVTRPQELNDQSTPSAAGIAVETLLALDGFADEDFEEIAASVLETRAGRLESNPLQHATLCLAADRLESGALEVTVAADELPVEWRDRFASRYLPDRLFALRPPTEEGLEEWLDRLALEGAPAVWAGREARDDEPTLYVCRNRTCSPPTHDVEDALAWLEESSTGEEGVATEDDVPF; translated from the coding sequence ATGACCCAGCCGACCGAGCGCAACCGGCTCGAGGAGGAGCAAAGCCCCTACCTGCGCCAGCACGCGGACAACCCCGTCAACTGGCAGCCGTGGGACGAACGGGCCCTCGAGACGGCCCGCGAGCACGACGTTCCGATCTTCCTCTCGATCGGCTACTCGGCGTGTCACTGGTGTCACGTCATGGAAGACGAGAGCTTCGCCGACGAGGAGGTCGCCGAGGAGCTCAACGAGCACTTCGTGCCGATCAAGGTCGACCGCGAGGAGCGCCCGGACGTCGACAGCATCTACATGACGGTCTGCCAGCTGGTCAGCGGCGGCGGCGGCTGGCCGCTCTCGGCGTGGCTCACGCCCGAGGGGAAGCCGTTCTACGTCGGGACCTACTTCCCGAAGGAATCGAAGCGAGGACAGCCGGGCTTTCTCGACGTGCTCGAGAGCCTGCGCAACTCCTGGGAGACGGACCGCGACGAGGTCGAGAACCGGGCCGACCAGTGGACCGCGGCGGCGAGAGATCAACTCGAGGAGACGCCCGACGCCGTCGGCGCCGCGGAGCCGCCCTCGAGCGAGGTCCTCGAGCGGGCGGCGGACGCCGCGCTTCGAAGCGCGGACCGCCAGTACGGCGGCTTCGGCTCCGGCGGGCCGAAGTTCCCCCAGCCGTCGCGGCTGCACGCGCTCGCCCGGGCGTACGACCGAACCGGCCGCGAGGAGTACCTCGAGGTGATCGAGGAGTCCCTCGGCGCGATGGCCGACGGCGGGCTCTACGACCACGTCGGCGGCGGCTTCCACCGCTACTGCGTCGACCGCGACTGGACGGTGCCCCACTTCGAGAAGATGCTGTACGACAACGCCGAGATTCCGCGCGCCCTGCTCGCCGGCTACCAGCTGACCGGCGACGAGCGCTACGCCGGCGTCGTCGCGGAGACGCTCGAGTTCGTCTCCCGGGAGCTCACCCACGACGAGGGCGGCTTCTTCAGCACCCTCGACGCGCAGAGCGAGGATCCCGAGACCGGCGAGCGCGAGGAGGGCGCGTTCTACGTCTGGACGCCCGACGAAGTCCGGGCGGTGCTCGAGGACGAGACCGACGCCGACCTCTTCTGCAAGCGCTTCGACGTCACCGGGTCGGGCAACTTCGAGGGGCGGAATCAGCCGAATATCGACGCGTCGATTCCCGAGCTCGCCGATCGGTTCGACCTCGAGGAGAACGAGGTTCGCGACCGGCTCGAGACGGCTCGCGAGCGACTGTTCGAGGCCCGCGAGGAGCGCCCGCGGCCCACTCGCGACGAGAAGGTGCTCGCGAGCTGGAACGGCCTGATGATCGCGACCTGCGCCGAGGCCGCGCTCGTGCTCGGAGAGGACGACTACGCCGAGATGGCGGTCGACGCCCTCGAGTTCGTCCGGGAGCGGCTCTGGGACCCGGACGACCGGCGCCTGTTCCGCCGGTACAAAGACGACGACGTCGCGGTTCAGGGCTACCTCGAGGACTACGCCTTCCTCGCGCGGGCCGCGCTGGGCTGTTACGAGGCGACCGGCGAGGTCGACCACCTCGCGTTCGCGCTCGAACTCGCACGAACCATCGAGGCCGAGTTCTGGGACGAGGATCGCGAGACGATCTACTTCACACCCGAGAGCGGCGAGTCGCTCGTGACCCGACCGCAGGAGTTGAACGATCAGTCGACGCCCTCCGCGGCGGGGATTGCGGTCGAGACGCTGCTCGCGCTCGACGGCTTTGCAGACGAGGACTTCGAGGAAATCGCCGCGTCGGTCCTCGAGACCCGCGCCGGTCGCCTCGAGTCGAACCCGCTCCAGCACGCGACGCTCTGTCTCGCCGCGGATCGCCTCGAGTCGGGCGCGCTCGAGGTGACCGTCGCCGCCGACGAACTGCCCGTCGAGTGGCGCGACCGCTTCGCCTCGCGGTACCTGCCGGATCGGCTGTTCGCGCTCCGGCCGCCGACCGAAGAAGGGCTCGAGGAGTGGCTCGACCGGCTGGCACTCGAGGGTGCACCGGCGGTCTGGGCCGGCCGCGAGGCCCGCGACGACGAACCGACGCTGTACGTCTGCCGGAACCGGACCTGCTCGCCGCCGACCCACGACGTCGAGGATGCGCTCGCGTGGCTCGAGGAGTCGAGTACCGGCGAAGAAGGCGTAGCGACCGAAGACGACGTGCCGTTCTGA
- a CDS encoding TlpA family protein disulfide reductase — MSLETMRPNPTWDAASYEDAVDTLAARDDLTYKVWGGDWCKDCRALLPDFGAALEAAEVPEERIEEIAVDQDKRGPGVEEYDVEYIPTIVVEDDSGEEVTRFVEEEDVPPAVWLAGELESELETETA; from the coding sequence ATGAGTCTCGAAACCATGCGGCCGAACCCGACCTGGGACGCCGCCTCCTACGAGGACGCCGTCGACACGCTCGCAGCTCGCGACGACCTGACTTACAAAGTGTGGGGCGGCGACTGGTGCAAGGACTGTCGCGCCCTGCTGCCCGACTTCGGCGCGGCGCTCGAGGCCGCCGAGGTCCCGGAAGAACGCATCGAGGAGATCGCCGTCGACCAGGACAAGCGGGGCCCCGGGGTCGAGGAGTACGACGTCGAGTACATCCCGACGATCGTCGTCGAGGACGATTCGGGCGAGGAGGTCACTCGCTTCGTCGAAGAAGAGGACGTCCCGCCGGCCGTCTGGCTCGCAGGAGAACTCGAGAGCGAACTCGAGACCGAAACGGCCTGA
- a CDS encoding Leu/Phe/Val dehydrogenase, with product MVFSSIGEAGHEQVSYFTDPETGLQAIIAVHDTTLGRSLGGTRILDYGSEREALEDVLRLSRAMTYKAAAADLPLGGGKAVVLGDPAEIKTEALFEAYGRAVDCMGGRYITSVDVNSGVADMDVVARETDHVVGTSDGLEDPSPITAHGVFRGIRACAEHVYGTDSLDGRDVVIQGLGKVGRSLAEQLLEHGASVTVSDIDADHVEAFAREHDVETVAPDAVYERPCDVFAPCAIGGVVNDETIPLLECDVVAGGANNVLAERRHANALRERGILYAPDYVLNGGGLITVAKEYLGGTREEAREEASAIGDRLLEMIERAADREVAVLEAADAYAEERIADAEGESSAVPRP from the coding sequence ATGGTATTCAGTTCGATCGGCGAGGCCGGTCACGAACAGGTGTCGTACTTCACGGATCCGGAAACCGGGCTGCAGGCGATCATCGCGGTCCACGATACGACCCTGGGACGGTCGCTCGGCGGGACGCGAATCCTCGATTACGGCTCCGAGCGGGAGGCCCTCGAGGACGTCCTGCGCCTCTCGCGGGCGATGACCTACAAGGCGGCCGCCGCGGACCTCCCGCTCGGCGGCGGGAAAGCCGTCGTTCTCGGCGATCCGGCGGAGATCAAGACGGAGGCGCTGTTCGAGGCCTACGGTCGCGCCGTCGACTGCATGGGCGGGCGCTACATCACGTCGGTCGACGTCAACTCGGGCGTCGCCGACATGGACGTCGTCGCTCGAGAGACCGACCACGTCGTCGGCACGAGCGACGGGCTCGAGGATCCGTCGCCGATCACGGCCCACGGCGTCTTCCGTGGGATCCGCGCCTGCGCGGAGCACGTCTACGGAACCGACTCGCTCGACGGGCGCGACGTCGTGATCCAGGGGCTGGGGAAGGTCGGCCGGTCGCTCGCCGAGCAGCTGCTCGAGCACGGCGCGTCGGTGACGGTGTCGGACATCGACGCGGATCACGTCGAAGCGTTCGCGCGGGAGCACGACGTCGAGACCGTCGCCCCGGACGCGGTCTACGAACGGCCCTGCGACGTCTTCGCCCCCTGCGCGATCGGCGGCGTCGTCAACGACGAGACGATCCCGCTCCTCGAGTGCGACGTCGTCGCGGGCGGCGCGAACAACGTCCTCGCCGAACGCCGCCACGCGAACGCCCTCCGCGAGCGCGGGATCCTGTACGCGCCCGACTACGTGCTCAACGGCGGCGGGCTGATCACGGTCGCCAAGGAGTACCTCGGCGGAACGCGCGAGGAAGCCCGCGAGGAGGCGTCGGCGATCGGCGACCGCCTGCTCGAGATGATCGAGCGCGCGGCGGACCGGGAGGTGGCGGTACTCGAGGCGGCCGACGCGTACGCCGAAGAGCGGATTGCCGACGCGGAGGGCGAGTCGTCGGCGGTTCCGCGGCCGTAG
- a CDS encoding PLP-dependent cysteine synthase family protein, translating to MKGSILDTIGSPLVQVDSPEGVTVATKVESFNPGGSAKDRPALEMIRAAERDGRIEPGDWLVEPTSGNTGIGLSLVAAARGYDLTIVMPASKSEERRRVMAAYGAELELVEGEMEDARARADELEEQGAVQLGQFENPANPKAHYRTTGEEIVEQVGDREIDAFVAGVGTGGTLSGTGRRLREEFPEMDIIAVEPARNPVLTTGESGDDEFQGMGPGFVSDNLDRDLIDRVETVKLEDAEDECRRLAREEGILVGQSSGATSLVARTIAEEIAEPETDCPEVPGVFDDHPQAATETDGGQPPEDCPLVVTVFWDSGERYLSTGLFG from the coding sequence ATGAAGGGAAGCATCCTGGACACGATCGGCTCGCCGCTCGTCCAGGTCGACTCGCCGGAGGGGGTGACCGTCGCCACCAAAGTCGAATCGTTCAATCCCGGGGGCTCGGCCAAGGATCGACCGGCGCTCGAGATGATCCGGGCGGCCGAACGCGACGGTCGGATCGAACCCGGCGACTGGCTCGTCGAACCGACCAGCGGCAACACCGGCATCGGCCTCTCGCTCGTCGCCGCCGCTCGCGGCTACGACCTCACGATCGTCATGCCGGCCTCGAAGTCCGAGGAACGCCGGCGGGTCATGGCCGCCTACGGCGCCGAACTCGAGCTCGTCGAGGGCGAGATGGAAGACGCCCGCGCTCGCGCGGACGAACTCGAGGAGCAGGGCGCGGTCCAGCTCGGCCAGTTCGAGAATCCGGCCAATCCGAAGGCCCACTACCGGACGACCGGCGAAGAGATCGTCGAACAGGTCGGCGACCGCGAGATCGACGCCTTCGTCGCCGGCGTCGGCACCGGCGGCACGCTCTCCGGAACCGGCCGCCGACTCCGCGAGGAGTTCCCCGAGATGGACATCATCGCCGTCGAGCCGGCGCGCAACCCCGTCCTCACGACCGGCGAGTCCGGCGACGACGAGTTCCAGGGGATGGGTCCCGGCTTCGTCAGCGACAACCTCGACCGCGACCTGATCGACCGCGTCGAAACGGTCAAACTCGAGGACGCCGAGGACGAGTGTCGCCGCCTCGCCCGCGAGGAGGGCATCCTCGTCGGCCAGTCCAGCGGTGCGACGAGTCTCGTCGCCCGGACGATCGCCGAGGAAATCGCAGAACCCGAAACCGACTGTCCGGAGGTGCCGGGCGTCTTCGACGACCACCCGCAGGCAGCCACCGAGACCGACGGCGGCCAACCGCCCGAAGACTGCCCGCTGGTCGTCACCGTCTTCTGGGACAGCGGCGAGCGGTATCTCTCGACCGGATTGTTCGGGTAA
- a CDS encoding DUF5804 family protein: protein MTRVCLVGDSEVNLQYELLSRETSREALATYDLERPFENALSVRTVSIGAAVSLLNDLDWYLTRFVDEALVREPSVSETEWLSRPLARELRNGTVAPAATDEFCKVYGLERPGEDERGDEPSDGTETDGMGPTAATPRLVEPLYVRRTDGELPEYDLRDVADTLVVRLTEAEYSP from the coding sequence GTGACCCGCGTCTGTCTCGTCGGCGACTCCGAGGTGAACCTCCAGTACGAGCTGCTCTCCCGGGAAACTTCCCGCGAGGCGCTCGCGACCTACGACCTCGAGCGGCCGTTCGAGAACGCGCTTTCGGTCCGGACCGTCAGCATCGGCGCGGCGGTCTCCCTGTTGAACGACCTCGACTGGTACCTGACGCGGTTCGTCGACGAGGCGCTCGTCCGGGAGCCCTCCGTGAGCGAGACGGAGTGGCTCTCGCGACCGCTCGCCCGCGAACTGCGCAACGGCACCGTAGCGCCCGCCGCTACCGACGAGTTCTGCAAGGTCTACGGACTCGAGCGTCCCGGCGAGGACGAACGGGGAGACGAACCGAGCGACGGGACCGAAACCGACGGGATGGGACCGACCGCCGCGACGCCGCGGCTCGTCGAACCGCTGTATGTCCGCCGAACGGACGGCGAGCTACCGGAGTACGACCTCCGGGACGTCGCGGACACGCTCGTCGTGCGGCTCACGGAAGCGGAGTACTCGCCGTAG
- a CDS encoding outer membrane protein assembly factor BamB family protein, whose product MPDWHRRSILATGAALSAGSVLASVGVGASESDDGVDLPDPDLDSDPEPDEDWASYRGGPGHTGFVENGYDLDGESLEAAWSADHDGRVAVADGTVYTSNADGVVALDADDGSTVWENTDLDASDPVVADETVYLIGDEVVALDAEDGTVRWETDFEPEDPVSRHTVAYDAVYVVADGTLSALEAGDGSVRWEIDSVTFEHWDGEEQAYEFVRSPAAANGVVYAATEQTVLALEPETGAEVWRYDEGSYIDILQPIHANSTAVVVEWSTVEKAVHDPYTGEMERLIPFETSHDLGLDEEIYATGDHHGFYGGSIEGDEYGWDVSVAYNAGQPVISGDTVYVYFGTASGEWGDYDEQLVALDKYDGTEKWTLSEADAPVGLVRAISDGTLYVDHDGELVALREGTDDGDDEDDETDDEETKDDEDDGDDETDSDCPNEDTESDCPSDGDDGEEDDTGDGGGSGGSGGDEGGSGDDEGGSGDDGDEGNDESDDGTGGNGDDATDPEDEADDTDTDDGMPGFTTGAGIVGGAVGLEWLRRRADEDEPAE is encoded by the coding sequence ATGCCAGATTGGCATCGCCGTTCGATACTCGCGACTGGTGCAGCGCTTTCGGCCGGCAGCGTCCTCGCTTCGGTGGGGGTCGGTGCGTCCGAATCCGACGACGGCGTCGATCTTCCGGATCCGGACCTGGACTCCGATCCGGAACCGGACGAAGACTGGGCGTCGTACCGCGGCGGCCCCGGCCACACCGGATTCGTCGAAAACGGGTACGATCTCGACGGCGAGTCGCTCGAGGCCGCCTGGTCGGCCGATCACGACGGGCGGGTCGCCGTCGCCGACGGGACGGTGTACACCTCGAACGCCGACGGCGTCGTCGCGCTCGACGCCGACGACGGGTCGACCGTCTGGGAGAACACGGACCTCGACGCGAGCGATCCCGTCGTCGCCGACGAGACCGTCTACCTCATCGGCGACGAGGTCGTGGCCCTCGACGCCGAGGACGGGACCGTCCGCTGGGAGACGGACTTCGAGCCCGAAGATCCGGTGAGTCGACACACGGTGGCGTACGACGCGGTCTACGTCGTCGCCGACGGCACCCTCTCCGCCCTCGAGGCCGGCGACGGCTCGGTTCGGTGGGAGATCGATTCGGTCACGTTCGAACACTGGGATGGCGAGGAACAGGCGTACGAATTCGTCAGATCGCCTGCCGCGGCGAACGGCGTCGTCTACGCCGCGACGGAGCAGACCGTCCTCGCCCTCGAGCCGGAAACCGGCGCCGAAGTGTGGCGGTACGACGAAGGATCGTACATCGACATACTGCAACCGATCCACGCGAACTCGACCGCGGTCGTCGTCGAGTGGTCGACGGTCGAGAAGGCCGTCCACGATCCGTACACGGGCGAGATGGAGCGGCTGATACCGTTCGAAACGTCGCACGACCTGGGGCTCGACGAGGAGATCTACGCGACCGGCGATCACCACGGGTTCTACGGGGGGTCTATCGAGGGCGACGAGTACGGCTGGGACGTCTCGGTGGCCTACAACGCCGGACAGCCGGTTATCAGCGGCGACACCGTCTACGTCTACTTCGGAACCGCTTCCGGGGAGTGGGGCGACTACGACGAGCAACTCGTCGCCCTGGACAAGTACGACGGCACCGAGAAGTGGACGCTGTCGGAAGCGGACGCGCCGGTCGGGCTCGTTCGCGCGATCAGTGACGGCACGCTGTACGTCGACCACGACGGCGAACTCGTCGCGCTCCGGGAGGGAACGGACGACGGAGACGACGAGGACGACGAGACTGACGACGAAGAGACGAAAGACGACGAGGACGACGGGGACGACGAGACCGACTCCGATTGTCCGAACGAGGACACCGAATCCGACTGTCCGAGCGACGGAGACGACGGCGAGGAAGACGACACAGGGGACGGCGGTGGATCGGGCGGATCCGGTGGCGACGAGGGCGGATCCGGTGACGACGAGGGCGGATCCGGTGACGACGGTGACGAAGGGAACGACGAAAGCGACGACGGAACCGGCGGGAACGGAGACGACGCGACGGATCCCGAGGACGAGGCCGACGACACCGATACCGACGACGGGATGCCCGGGTTCACGACCGGCGCCGGGATCGTCGGCGGGGCGGTCGGCCTCGAGTGGCTCCGTCGACGGGCTGACGAGGACGAACCGGCCGAGTAG